The following are from one region of the Candidatus Hydrogenedentota bacterium genome:
- a CDS encoding uroporphyrinogen decarboxylase family protein — protein sequence MTNRERVLATLRHEQPDFVPYNVEFTQKARAVMVGYFGHSDFETALGNCLTLLDTNPANAWTETAPNVWRDPFGVLWDRSVDKDIGVVCNSLVTPENVHSFELPDPNDSTRYEGFPKSKEQQDDRFIIANLGFSLFERAWTLAGMENVLMGMVAQPEFVHALLDRILEFNLAVIDRACKYAIDAMYFGDDWGSQRGLLMGRDLWRKFILPRARCMYSHVKKHGKFVFIHSCGKVDELFPDLIDAGIDVFNPFQPEVIDVFDAKARYGDRLCFHGGISTQQILPYATPHEVRTHVRQLLERVGENGGLFASPAHAVPGDARPENVAAMLDVLQNQ from the coding sequence ATGACGAACCGTGAGCGTGTGCTGGCGACGCTTCGCCACGAGCAGCCCGATTTCGTGCCGTACAACGTGGAGTTTACACAGAAGGCGCGCGCGGTGATGGTTGGATACTTCGGCCACTCGGATTTCGAGACGGCGCTGGGCAATTGCCTCACCCTGCTGGACACAAACCCGGCAAATGCATGGACGGAGACGGCGCCGAATGTCTGGCGCGATCCTTTTGGAGTGCTGTGGGACCGGTCTGTCGACAAGGATATCGGTGTTGTATGCAACAGCCTGGTCACTCCGGAGAACGTCCACTCGTTCGAATTGCCCGACCCCAATGACTCAACGCGCTACGAGGGCTTTCCCAAGTCAAAAGAGCAACAAGACGATCGCTTCATCATTGCGAACCTAGGTTTCTCGCTCTTCGAGCGCGCTTGGACCTTGGCAGGCATGGAAAACGTCTTGATGGGAATGGTAGCTCAACCCGAGTTCGTTCACGCATTGCTTGACCGCATACTGGAGTTCAATCTTGCCGTGATCGACCGTGCCTGCAAATACGCTATCGATGCGATGTATTTCGGCGACGACTGGGGGAGTCAACGCGGCCTCTTGATGGGCCGCGATCTCTGGCGGAAATTCATCCTTCCCCGAGCTCGATGCATGTACTCGCATGTAAAGAAGCACGGGAAATTCGTATTCATCCATTCATGTGGAAAGGTGGACGAATTGTTCCCCGACCTGATCGACGCAGGCATCGACGTATTCAATCCGTTTCAACCGGAGGTCATTGACGTCTTCGACGCAAAAGCACGCTACGGCGATCGGCTTTGCTTTCACGGTGGTATAAGCACACAGCAAATCCTGCCCTACGCTACACCCCATGAGGTTCGGACTCACGTCCGACAGCTTCTGGAGCGCGTTGGTGAAAACGGCGGTTTGTTCGCCTCACCAGCGCACGCGGTGCCTGGCGACGCGCGACCCGAAAATGTCGCTGCCATGCTTGACGTCCTGCAGAACCAGTAA
- a CDS encoding penicillin acylase family protein, with translation MIATRDSKREAIRALNFTIWACLAGSLLASAGANDAHKATLFRDTWGTPHVYAETLAEAAYAMGYAQAEDRLEDIYKNVRIATGTLSEVFGPQFAERDYIMRLVGNDELCKKYWTTAPSYITELGDNFMRGVEAYVSEYPDKKPPFAVELHGWQCAAIQRAMMLNWPLETVMRELSRKDKAPSFGSNAFAIGPSRSAEGCPIFLADPHLTWEGMELFYEGRMHAGNVDLCGFWMVGTPLPAVGHSGHVAWAYCVGGPDTADVYMVKLNPQNPLQYQYNGEWREFDVKMTSIAIKDNPTLQKPMVYSLYGPVIAEPDTAKGIAYCGASPYFGESRVLEQLLQMVSAKNCSEFYQALSMLQLVEVNVSFADTEGNIRYLRNGNTPVRPEGYNWSVPVPGGTEATRWKGIHKIDELVQMENPPQGYFVNCNISPENMMKESPMTPDKYKPYLYNVTWDYQTPRGARLVELIDADSSVTKDEAMKYALDVYDISAKPWQKALREALDAHKDLHKSNPDFARAVSVILGWDGFFTRDSKAGPYMRYWRLKCEQSLPMPDIAQGKPLSTENQSLLLDKLDDAVAEMKKVYGTLDITWGDINLIGRNGKYFACPGAEFGGGGQMDRTETVMDVDCREEPKGSGKFVGVGGSHTILLTLLHRDGIESYSILNWGQSADPASPHHVDQAQKLYAERTFKPTWFKKEDLLKNVESEKELTF, from the coding sequence GTGATAGCAACGCGTGATTCGAAGAGAGAGGCGATCCGTGCTCTCAACTTCACAATATGGGCCTGTCTTGCGGGTTCGCTGTTGGCGAGTGCCGGCGCAAACGATGCCCACAAGGCAACTCTCTTTCGTGATACGTGGGGCACCCCACACGTTTACGCAGAAACGCTGGCGGAAGCCGCTTACGCGATGGGATATGCCCAGGCCGAGGATCGGCTTGAGGATATCTACAAGAACGTGCGAATCGCGACCGGTACGCTATCCGAAGTGTTTGGCCCTCAATTCGCCGAACGCGACTACATCATGCGCCTTGTGGGCAACGACGAACTGTGCAAGAAGTACTGGACAACCGCCCCATCTTACATAACCGAGCTGGGAGACAACTTCATGCGGGGCGTCGAAGCGTATGTGTCCGAGTACCCCGACAAGAAGCCTCCATTTGCTGTGGAGTTGCACGGTTGGCAATGCGCGGCCATCCAGCGGGCCATGATGTTGAATTGGCCGCTGGAGACGGTCATGCGAGAACTCAGCCGAAAGGATAAGGCGCCCTCATTTGGCTCAAATGCCTTCGCCATCGGACCGTCCCGCTCGGCGGAAGGCTGCCCGATCTTTCTGGCCGACCCGCACCTTACATGGGAAGGGATGGAGCTCTTTTACGAAGGGCGCATGCATGCCGGGAATGTCGATCTGTGCGGCTTCTGGATGGTGGGAACCCCGCTGCCAGCCGTGGGGCATTCGGGACACGTGGCTTGGGCATACTGCGTCGGCGGACCCGACACAGCCGACGTGTACATGGTGAAGCTGAATCCGCAGAACCCGCTTCAATACCAGTACAACGGAGAGTGGCGCGAGTTCGATGTCAAGATGACCTCCATCGCAATAAAGGACAATCCCACTCTGCAGAAGCCCATGGTCTATTCGCTTTACGGCCCGGTGATTGCAGAACCTGACACGGCAAAAGGGATCGCGTACTGCGGAGCATCACCCTACTTCGGCGAGAGCCGGGTCCTTGAGCAACTCCTGCAGATGGTCTCCGCCAAGAATTGCAGCGAGTTCTACCAGGCTTTGTCCATGCTCCAGTTGGTAGAGGTAAACGTGTCCTTCGCTGACACGGAAGGCAACATCCGGTATCTTCGAAACGGCAATACGCCCGTGCGTCCGGAAGGGTATAACTGGTCTGTCCCGGTGCCGGGCGGCACGGAAGCCACACGATGGAAGGGCATTCACAAGATAGACGAGCTCGTACAAATGGAAAACCCGCCTCAAGGTTACTTCGTCAACTGCAATATCAGCCCGGAGAACATGATGAAGGAATCTCCGATGACTCCGGACAAGTACAAGCCGTACCTGTACAACGTGACGTGGGACTATCAGACTCCTCGCGGAGCAAGACTGGTGGAACTGATCGACGCGGATTCTTCCGTAACCAAAGATGAAGCGATGAAGTATGCGCTCGATGTCTACGATATCTCTGCAAAACCCTGGCAGAAGGCGCTACGCGAGGCCTTGGACGCCCATAAAGACCTGCATAAGTCGAACCCGGATTTTGCACGCGCCGTCTCGGTGATTCTCGGTTGGGATGGTTTCTTCACGAGAGACAGCAAGGCCGGACCCTATATGCGCTATTGGCGCTTAAAGTGCGAGCAAAGCCTTCCCATGCCAGACATAGCTCAGGGCAAGCCCCTGAGCACTGAGAATCAGAGTCTCTTGCTCGACAAGCTTGATGACGCTGTGGCTGAAATGAAGAAGGTCTACGGCACATTGGATATCACGTGGGGCGACATCAATCTCATTGGACGCAACGGCAAGTACTTTGCCTGTCCCGGCGCAGAGTTTGGCGGTGGTGGACAGATGGACCGCACGGAGACTGTCATGGATGTGGATTGCCGTGAGGAGCCTAAGGGATCCGGGAAGTTCGTCGGTGTAGGCGGCTCGCACACAATTCTGCTCACGCTCCTTCATCGCGACGGCATCGAGTCATACAGCATTCTGAATTGGGGTCAGAGCGCAGACCCGGCCTCCCCCCATCACGTAGATCAGGCTCAGAAATTGTATGCCGAACGCACATTCAAGCCGACATGGTTCAAGAAAGAGGATCTCCTGAAGAACGTCGAGTCGGAGAAGGAATTGACCTTTTGA